The following are encoded in a window of Thermoanaerobacter ethanolicus JW 200 genomic DNA:
- a CDS encoding CLC_0170 family protein, which produces MYSLLHFVRQYFTVYMFANVFIVGIYEAFIEPKFLERKGLDRDSKLCKWIGLFYIFIGIVAIILRTFFPM; this is translated from the coding sequence ATGTATAGTTTACTGCATTTTGTAAGACAATACTTTACTGTTTATATGTTTGCTAATGTATTCATTGTAGGGATTTATGAAGCTTTTATAGAGCCTAAATTTTTAGAGAGGAAAGGATTAGATAGGGATTCTAAGCTGTGTAAATGGATTGGATTGTTTTATATTTTTATTGGGATAGTTGCTATTATTTTACGAACCTTTTTTCCTATGTAA
- a CDS encoding nucleotidyltransferase family protein: protein MNAIILAGSTKEDKLPDKAFVKINEKYMVSYVIEALRGCDKIDKIAVVGDPEKLKKVAGIDVIIEQADNIMDNVLKGVEPFKNDKRVLILTCDIPMLTKEAVCDFIEKSEATGADLCYPIVRKEDNLKKFPEAKRTYARVKEGVFTGGNIFYVNPGIIDRLIKDAKQFIAYRKKPWKLGKLLGGKILFLFLIGRLSISHIEKKAEELFNIKGKAIISKYPEIGNDVDKEEDVVMATKYLSQK, encoded by the coding sequence GTGAATGCCATAATTTTGGCCGGCAGTACTAAAGAGGACAAATTGCCTGATAAAGCTTTTGTTAAAATAAATGAGAAGTATATGGTCTCTTATGTAATTGAGGCTTTAAGAGGTTGTGATAAAATAGATAAAATTGCAGTAGTTGGAGATCCCGAAAAACTTAAAAAAGTAGCAGGGATAGATGTTATCATTGAACAAGCTGACAATATAATGGACAATGTTTTGAAAGGAGTAGAGCCTTTTAAAAATGACAAAAGAGTCTTGATTCTTACTTGTGATATTCCTATGTTGACTAAAGAAGCTGTTTGCGATTTTATTGAAAAGTCAGAGGCTACAGGAGCGGACTTATGTTATCCTATTGTTAGAAAAGAAGATAATTTAAAAAAGTTTCCTGAGGCTAAAAGGACTTATGCACGGGTGAAAGAAGGAGTTTTTACAGGTGGCAATATTTTTTATGTTAACCCTGGAATCATAGATAGATTAATAAAAGATGCGAAACAATTTATAGCTTATAGAAAAAAACCATGGAAATTAGGAAAATTATTAGGAGGAAAGATATTATTTTTATTTTTAATAGGGAGACTTTCAATTTCTCATATTGAGAAAAAAGCAGAAGAGTTATTTAACATAAAAGGAAAGGCTATCATATCTAAATATCCAGAAATAGGTAACGATGTTGATAAAGAAGAAGATGTAGTAATGGCAACTAAATATCTTAGTCAAAAATAG
- a CDS encoding GntR family transcriptional regulator → MNDFLPLENYKPLRDVVFDYMKDAIITGKLKPGERLMEVQLAEKLGVSRTPVREAIRKLELEGLVVMVPRKGAYVADLDAKDLLNVLEVRSSLEGLAASLAAERITDEEIDKLKKIVEEFQKKIEEGDNEGLVKLDKEFHDLIFTASRNDKLIQIMNNLQEHVHRFRVRYINEEKKAKKIHQEHKKITEAIEARDTDAARRWAEKHIRNFQTEVVKDIKYFSYKE, encoded by the coding sequence ATGAATGATTTTCTTCCATTGGAAAATTATAAACCGCTAAGAGATGTAGTTTTTGATTACATGAAAGATGCCATAATTACAGGCAAGTTAAAACCTGGAGAGAGACTTATGGAAGTTCAGCTGGCAGAAAAGCTGGGAGTAAGTCGGACTCCAGTGAGAGAGGCGATTAGAAAATTAGAACTTGAGGGGCTAGTTGTTATGGTTCCTCGAAAGGGAGCTTATGTGGCAGATTTGGATGCAAAAGACCTTTTGAATGTTTTAGAAGTAAGAAGTTCGTTAGAAGGATTAGCTGCTTCCCTAGCTGCTGAAAGGATAACGGATGAAGAAATTGATAAATTAAAGAAAATTGTAGAGGAATTTCAAAAAAAGATAGAAGAAGGTGATAATGAAGGGCTAGTGAAGTTGGATAAAGAATTTCATGATTTAATTTTTACTGCTTCACGAAATGACAAATTAATTCAAATAATGAATAATTTACAAGAACATGTACACAGATTTAGAGTTAGGTATATAAACGAAGAGAAAAAAGCGAAAAAGATACATCAAGAGCATAAAAAAATTACAGAAGCTATCGAAGCAAGAGATACAGATGCTGCAAGAAGATGGGCAGAGAAGCATATACGCAATTTCCAGACAGAGGTTGTAAAAGACATAAAGTATTTTAGTTACAAGGAGTGA